Within the Telopea speciosissima isolate NSW1024214 ecotype Mountain lineage chromosome 4, Tspe_v1, whole genome shotgun sequence genome, the region TTCTGCAGAGAATGGGAGCTTTAAAGGAAGCTTGATGGGAGTTAGCATAGGGGAAGCAAGCACAGGAGGTGTAACCTCAATGCAGAAAATGTGGAGAAGTGTGCAAGCTCTTGGAGCTATTGCCTTTGCTTATTCTTACTCTGTTATTCTCATTGAGATTCAGGTACTTCTGTTATGAAATCTTTCTGAATTGAAACAAACactgtatgtatatatatatatatatatatatatagtttgtTAACAACTGCAACAACTAAAAATTATGTTTGCAGGATACAGTAAAATCTCCTCCAGCAGAGTATAAAACCATGAGAAAGGCTACCTCGATCGGTATCACTGTGACTACAGTGTTCTACATGCTCTGTGGATGCATGGGCTATGCTGCATTTGGAGACAAAGCACCAGGAAATCTTCTTACAGGTTTTGGATACTTCAGTGCCTACTGGGTTCTTGACATTGCCAATATTGCAATTGTGGTGCATTTGATTGGAGCATATCAGGTAATAAAgctatatatatacatgataGAGTTATTCTATAGGATCAATATGACAGATCAATTAGGACCCATACCTGGATTCATATCGTTTGTCGAAGATCTCCTCAAATGTcattttctcccttctcctaAGTAAGTTTTCAGTGATAGCAATAGTTGGGCATTGCTACCTTTCTATAGACAGGGAGtagggaccaaccctgaaagaatagTAACTAAGCCTCTCCCATAATAAAGTTCAATCCACTAATAGACCCACATGATATTTTACACATTAAGTTGATTAACTGAAGCCCACAATATTCATTAGGAGTTCACCCCCAATTGGGCTCCAACTAACCAAGCCTGTCGATCAACACCCATCCACTAATCTGAACCCACACAATGACTGGTGTATAACCCATTCATGTGTGTTGTTACAACAACAATACACACTAAGGAGACTCTATGTGCACTTAATATGTTAGGTACTTGGATCGATAagccaaaagctccagagctgatgaaatgcgttaaatcaagtcctttaacctatctcatactaggttTGTCCAATCTAACATccatacactagatcgaacctcattaggcacataacataaTACCAATTAGTTGATTAGCTACGTGCAGGTATATTGCCAGCCTCTGTTTGCATTTGTGGAAAAATGGAGTGAAAACAAATGGCCGAATAGTAATTTCATTGGAAAGGAATATGAGATACCCATTCCTTTCTATGGTTCCTATGAACTCAACCTTTTCCGTCTAATATGGAGGACAGTCTTTGTTATGGCAACAACAGTGATAGCCATGCTTCTGCCCTTCTTCAACGATGTTGTTGGTATACTTGGAGCACTTGGGTTTTGGCCGCTCACTGTTTACTTCCCAGTTGAGATATTCATTGCAGAAAAGAAGATTGGAAGATGGACAAGTCGATGGCTTGGACTTCAGATACTGAGTCTTGGTTGCCTCTTTATCACTATAGTTGCAGCAGTTGGGTCTGTTGCTGGAGTACTTATCGACCTCAAAACTTATAAGCCATTTCAATCTAATTGATGGGAACCTATCATCTTATAGCATTTACTATACACATTGAGAAGAAAGCATATCAGTTTCTTCATGTCTAAGCAATAGTATGGTAAACCAGTCCAGTGTGTATCACAGTTAATGGAGTTCCTTTTATACCTTCTTTTCTCTTGTTCTTCGCAATCTATAAAATGTAGCCGCAGCAGCAACcgttttaaattttgtttacaTACATGAATTAATGATTAATTTTTCTCTCTACTTCATATCTGAATTGGTTGAGAGACATGAATTGAGACTACATAACGGAGGAAGggacctggctctcctccagccatggCGGGAGAAGGAGGTGTAAGATGAGAAACATGTGGGTTTCAAATCTGAAACCCTAACTCCACACAATTACCTAGAACAACGATTGCATAAACATAAATGAAGGGATTAGATATACCTTACACCTCGTATGCTGatgaaaaacaataaaatataattCTCCAATGATCTTCTCTACAACCTTTGACGAATCAAGCCATGCAAAGATCTTCTGTAGTCTCCCGTTCTTCACTCATAGAATACTTTTTCTtgtggaagaaaagaaaaaataaatgtacATGACTGATTAGTAATTATAGTactgtcccaaaacccaaacccacttCTACAATGAGTTGAGTTGGCTCATTTCTTTTGAATGGATTGATATGCTTGAACCAAACCATATATTAGGATCTCCATCTGAAGACTGGGCCCAATAATTTATTAAACCCATAAAAAAACTTTGGAAATATCTTCCGGGAAAATTCAGCCCAGCAAAGAGTGTTTGGCTCTCCATACCTCTTGTACaaggttttttatttgttttctctcttctccgaCCATTGTGGCTTGTGGGTCCTTTATGAACGATATTGTTCTACATACTACCTCGGCTTTTAAGAATCGGATTGGCTGATTCTGGCCACTTCCAATTCTCCCTTATCTTGCTCGGGCTGATCCTGTatgaaaaaaaccctagaagcCGATTTCAAGGTTGATTCGGACTGATTCAAGCCAATTAGATCTAATCAAGATCGGAATTAGCTGGGACTGACCTGGACCAGATTCGTcatttttaaataatatttaatcAACGAAAAAGGTTCAAGATGTGATTATAGGATAGCTCAAGAAAGCCCAAGAGGCCAAGGGGTCAAGGGCGCGTGGTTCCTCTCAGTCATGGTTTGcggaatcggtattggatcgaTTAAATCAATTGATTTGTATCGATATCGGTGCAAATCGGTAGATTTCCTTGGCCAATTCTATATCGATGGATTAGTATGGACCAAAGgtacaaatattaaaaaaccaCTAGTACCTATAGGGCCTATACCTTTCGTCTTGGGCTGGTGTGGACCCGACTACCAGGCCAAAGTGTGGCGCTGGTGTGACTTGACCAGGGCTTAGTATAGTCTCTGCACCTTGTGCTGGGCCCCGACGTGACAGATTATCATGACATGAAGGCTAGTTAGACCTTGTGCCCATTGAATTGGATTGGACCATTGCCCAACAAAAGCCAGCCGTCCATCATCACCAAAGGCTCCAAGG harbors:
- the LOC122658948 gene encoding amino acid permease 3-like; this translates as MEETRDPRKYLQIEIQPKSKSILSSSSTETEPINSQPGYSKCFDDDGRLKRSGTVWTATSHIITAVIGSGVLSLAWAVAQLGWVAGPIAMLLFTLVTFYTSNLLSRCYRSGDPTTGTRNYTYMDAVKSNLGGRKVMVCGTIQYLNLFGVAIGYTIAASISIMAIKKSSCIHKSRGKDPCKMSNNWYMITVGLIEVILSQIPDFDQLWWLSIVAAIMSFTYSAIGLGLGITKTAENGSFKGSLMGVSIGEASTGGVTSMQKMWRSVQALGAIAFAYSYSVILIEIQDTVKSPPAEYKTMRKATSIGITVTTVFYMLCGCMGYAAFGDKAPGNLLTGFGYFSAYWVLDIANIAIVVHLIGAYQVYCQPLFAFVEKWSENKWPNSNFIGKEYEIPIPFYGSYELNLFRLIWRTVFVMATTVIAMLLPFFNDVVGILGALGFWPLTVYFPVEIFIAEKKIGRWTSRWLGLQILSLGCLFITIVAAVGSVAGVLIDLKTYKPFQSN